In one Drosophila pseudoobscura strain MV-25-SWS-2005 chromosome X, UCI_Dpse_MV25, whole genome shotgun sequence genomic region, the following are encoded:
- the Gr77a gene encoding putative gustatory receptor 77a, which translates to MASSSLAGLTFYWLRKVAIAALLVLYGLAKVFGLMAASTPRGGHRVRQSLYWRIHGYAMLVFVGCFSPIAFASVYHRMAFLRQNRLLLLIGFNRYVLMLLCAFATVCIHTTKQEEIVGCLNQLLRCRRRLMRLMHTPELRQSIDRLSTRGNLLIVGVLIGVFILSPVHTLQILAWDPAVRENFLYVFSLLFIYACQLILGLSLGLYVLVLVLLDHLGHHSNQLLARLLADAASLRAPLGYAIIRRRQQLYHSQQTWLALELWRLLHVHHQLLALFRSICSLTGLQAVCFVSLVAMECMVHMFFTYFMHYSKFILRKYHRAFPFNYYAMAFVAGLFANLVLVICLTHRMICRFAHTREVLRSGVLALPPGGTVKQLNETLHYYGLYLKNAEHIFAVRACGLFKLNNVLLFCIVEGMLNYLMILIQFDKVINK; encoded by the exons atggcgtcgtcgtcgttggcgGGTTTGACATTTTACTGGCTACGAAAAGTGGCGATAGCGGCGCTGCTCGTGCTCTACGGACTGGCCAAGGTCTTTGGCTTGATGGCTGCCTCCACGCCGCGTGGAGGGCACCGGGTCCGGCAGTCCCTCTACTGGCGCATCCATGGATATGCGATGCTCGTCTTCGTGGGCTGCTTCTCGCCCATCGCCTTCGCCTCGGTCTACCATCGGATGGCCTTTCTGCGCCAGAAccggctgctcctgctgattGGCTTCAACCGCTATGTCCTGATGCTGCTCTGCGCCTTCGCCACGGTCTGCATCCACACCACGAAGCAGGAGGAGATCGTCGGGTGTCTGAACCAGTTGCTCCGGTGTCGCCGCCGGTTGATGCGTCTGATGCACACCCCAGAGCTGAGGCAGTCCATCGACCGTCTGTCCACGAGGGGCAACCTGCTAATCGTAGGTGTGCTCATCGGGGTGTTTATCCTGTCGCCGGTGCACACCCTCCAGATACTGGCGTGGGACCCCGCGGTGAGGGAAAATTTCCTGTACGTCTTCAGCCTGCTGTTCATCTACGCCTGCCAACTGATCCTGGGGCTCTCCCTGGGCCTCTacgtcctggtcctggtgctgCTCGACCACCTGGGGCATCATTCAAATCAACTGCTGGCCAGGCTCCTAGCGGATGCCGCCTCCCTCCGGGCTCCCCTCGGCTATGCCATCATTCGACGGCGTCAGCAGCTGTACCACAGCCAGCAGACGTGGCTGGCCCTCGAGCTCTGGCGCCTGCTCCACGTCCACCACCAGCTGCTGGCCCTCTTCCGTTCCATATGCTCGCTCACCGGCCTCCAGGCTGTCTGCTTTGTGAGCCTGGTGGCCATGGAGTGCATGGTGCACATGTTCTTCACATACTTCATGCACTACAGCAAATTCATTCTGCGAAAATACCACCGCGCCTTCCCCTTCAACTATTACGCCATGGCCTTCGTGGCGGGCCTCTTCGCCAATCTCGTGCTGGTCATATGCCTCACTCACCGGATGATCTGTCGCTTCGCCCACACCCGGGAGGTACTCAGGAGTGGTGTGCTGGCCCTGCCCCCGGGTGGCACGGTCAAACAGCTCAATGAAACT CTTCACTACTACGGACTGTACCTGAAGAATGCCGAGCACATATTTGCGGTTAGAGCCTGTGGACTGTTCAAGCTGAACAATGTCTTGCTGTTCTGCATCGTGGAGGGGATGCTAAACTACCTGATGATACTCATACAATTTGATAAGGTCATAAACAAATAG
- the LOC4812355 gene encoding cysteine-rich motor neuron 1 protein yields MASLLHKPGRCLHHMLIIYALIFVSSATTLDLPPLPDLCDSIKCPPESDMQCPADSSVRETLNAVDLIKWNAVDTAIHPGAGPGAGAGAGAGGGAGVGATAVAVTAVTAAESQMSYNTSLIPDEAYAQCCLSKKCVCRTCYIPDCDTAAGEVVVEVLPEAMDTPGQCCGEYQCRKEPNCTEVRETDFYWLQQCQRCQCTSGARICRQSCDEADAEKVESNAICESKNLNEYFKDGDTWRDECLECECVRGEQKCTISSCGNVDCPIERHVYLRDTCCPVCWPEGHPMPHEKQKDDADADVDVDADAEGGGDYKEDDSIEEIEEQPVPPLLPETTQRTTSSVSAELLASTTTSTTTTTTAAPSTSSTAATAASQQPCCLCSYELEPKMVEVVGENNDFSFWLMAFFVVLLLFVCLMLSSYIQHLRAKKRSYDPVSTLDHSI; encoded by the exons ATGGCTAGCCTGCTGCACAAGCCTGGGAGGTGCTTGCACCATATGCTTATAATATATGCACTAATATTTGTATCCAGTGCAACGACAC TCGACCTTCCACCGTTGCCGGATCTATGCGACTCAATTAAATGTCCGCCCGAGTCGGATATGCAGTGCCCGGCGGATAGCTCCGTACGCGAGACACTAAATGCCGTGGACCTCATTAAATGGAATGCGGTCGACACTGCCATCCACCCAGGagcagggccaggggcaggagcaggagcgggagcagggggaggagcaggagttggAGCCACAGCCGTTGCCGTAACCGCTGTAACCGCAGCGGAGTCACAGATGTCGTACAACACGAGCCTCATACCCGACGAGGCCTACGCCCAGTGCTGCCTGTCGAAGAAGTGTGTGTGCCGGACGTGCTACATACCGGACTGCGACACGGCTGCGGgggaggtggtggtggaggtgcTGCCGGAGGCGATGGACACGCCGGGCCAGTGCTGCGGGGAGTACCAGTGCCGGAAGGAGCCCAACTGCACGGAGGTGCGGGAGACGGACTTCTACTGGCTGCAGCAGTGCCAGCGCTGTCAGTGCACCTCGGGGGCACGCATCTGTCGCCAGAGCTGCGACGAGGCCGACGCCGAGAAGGTCGAATCGAATGCCATTTGCGAGTCGAAGAACCTCAACGAGTACTTCAAGGACGGCGACACCTGGCGGGACGAGTGCCTCGAGTGCGAGTGCGTCCGGGGGGAGCAGAAGTGCACGATATCCTCCTGTGGGAATGTCGACTGCCCCATCGAACGGCATGTCTACCTCAGGGACACCTGTTGTCCCGTATGCTGGCCCGAGGGCCATCCCATGCCACATGAAAAGCAGAAAGacgatgcggatgcggatgtaGATGTAGATGCAGATGCGGAGGGAGGTGGCGATTACAAGGAGGACGATTCCATCGAGGAGATAGAGGAACAGCCTGTTCCGCCGCTGCTCCCCGAGACCACGCAGCGGACCACAAGTTCGGTTAGTGCGGAGCTTCtggccagcaccaccaccagcaccacaacgacaacaacagcagccccaTCCACATCATCCACAGCTGCCACAGCGGCCTCGCAGCAGCCATGCTGCCTGTGCTCCTACGAGCTGGAGCCCAAAATGGTGGAGGTTGTGGGCGAGAACAATGACTTCTCCTTCTGGCTGATGGCCTTCTTTGtggtgctcctgctgttcGTCTGCCTGATGCTCAGCTCTTACATTCAGCACTTGCGTGCCAAGAAACGTTCCTACGATCCGGTCTCCACTCTGGATCATAGCATCTAA
- the LOC6900291 gene encoding uncharacterized protein: MLFARLAIGFFILELGHARNNYEIVLNSLKCRAVKESAVNEMACVLHRKRTPIIAARLNLSETFQNFEIQSTFDLFKKDNTRMNVASLKMDGCKYLGAMYENNILGKLFRRFKTFTNLPSGCPMLKGKLYEIRNYTFRSDEFPPSAPQAKWQVRTRLLKRAEVYADILLEGELVYNT, from the exons ATGTTGTTTGCTCGTCTTGCCATTGGCTTCTTCATACTGGAACTGGGACACGCCAGG AACAACTATGAGATCGTTCTGAACAGTTTGAAGTGCCGCGCCGTGAAAGAGTCGGCGGTCAATGAGATGGCCTGCGTCCTGCATCGGAAGAGAACACCCATAATAGCGGCGCGCCTAAACCTGAGCGAAACCTTCCAGAACTTCGAGATACAATCGACGTTCGACCTGTTCAAGAAGGACAACACCCGCATGAACGTGGCGAGCCTCAAGATGGACGGCTGCAAGTACTTGGGCGCCATGTACGAGAACAATATCCTGGGCAAGCTCTTCAGGCGCTTCAAGACGTTCACCAATCTCCCCTCGGGATGTCCAATGCTCAAG GGAAAACTGTACGAGATACGCAACTATACATTCCGATCGGACGAGTTCCCGCCCAGCGCGCCACAGGCCAAGTGGCAAGTGCGGACGCGGCTGCTAAAGCGAGCGGAGGTGTATGCGGATATATTATTGGAGGGCGAGCTGGTCTATAATACGTGA
- the cmpy gene encoding uncharacterized protein cmpy, which produces MGGRAKGSGKGRQDGRSLDVGAMDIRTRTTVGGEEPAVAEPHRMGGAGQGGVKQYNKANKLPHRMRRNGSYFGRLNVSVFLIYLWCYLLLIMAASGGSNNVVNGLKCYCNPKECDVIRSLDCPGKGLMLWDPCKCCRICAKTLGESCGGPGGFSGQCEPPLQCVTKLPISSGLGVCMDLQHLTALTSSHDNCTEAESIVLQPGCEITNKRCQCWPIMRTCLSELSSDGASPNDSRWHFKNLEDCQLNLQNLIKLELEFDGDYKISPSKFTYKKLRRKRKSLRKRIIILDD; this is translated from the exons ATGGGCGGAAGAGCAAAAGGAAGTGGAAAAGGAAGGCAGGACGGTCGTTCGCTGGATGTGGGGGCCATGGATATACGCACAAGGACAACAGTAGGAGGAGAAGAGCCAGCAGTAGCAGAACCCCACCGAATGGGGGGAGCAGGCCAGGGAGGAGTCAAACAGTACAACAAAGCCAACAAACTTCCGCATAGGATGCGCCGGAACGGAAGCTATTTTGGCCGCCTGAACGTGAGCGTGTTCCTCATCTACTTGTGGTGCTATCTGCTGCTGATAATGGCCGCATCtggcggcagcaacaatgtGGTGAACGGCCTCAAATGCTACTGCAATCCGAAGGAATGCGATGTAATACGCTCGCTCGACTGCCCCGGCAAGGGCCTGATGCTCTGGGATCCATGCAA ATGTTGTCGCATCTGCGCCAAGACCTTGGGCGAATCCTGCGGCGGTCCCGGCGGTTTTTCCGGCCAATGTGAGCCGCCCCTGCAGTGTGTGACCAAGCTGCCCATTAGCAGCGGTCTGGGCGTGTGCATGG ATTTGCAACACCTGACCGCCCTGACCTCCTCGCATGACAACTGTACCGAGGCGGAGTCCATTGTCTTGCAGCCGGGCTGCGAGATCACCAACAAGCGCTGCCAGTGCTGGCCCATCATGCGCACCTGTCTCAGCGAGCTATCCAGCGACGGGGCATCCCCCAATGACTCACGTTGGCACTTCAAGAACTTGGAG GACTGCCAGTTGAATTTGCAAAATCTCATCAAACTCGAGCTGGAATTCGATGGAGACTACAAAATCTCACCGAGCAAATTCACCTACAAAAAGCTCCGCAGAAAGCGAAAGTCCTTGAGGAAACGCAT CATCATCTTGGACGATTGA